The Candidatus Dependentiae bacterium nucleotide sequence TAGTTCGACAAGATATTGCTGATTAGCTAAATTTTCAAAAAAATTATTATCGTGAATTTGCAAAATATATAGTCTTAAAACTATAATTAAATAAAAAATAACAAATACAAAAAAAACAATTAAAATTCTAGGTTTATAATCATTTTTAAGCATAAAAATTTGCACCCCTTTTAATAGACTGATGTAAATGTTTTTATTTGAGATAAAGTCAATTCCTGTAATCCTAGCTCTTGACTGGCTATATTTTTAATTCTTTTAAAATCTTTTAATTTATAAAAATCAACCAATAATAAATTTTTCTTTTGCTTTAACTCTTCTTTTTTTAATGCAAAACGTTGTTTTTCATAACTAAGTTTTATCAAAAGATTATGTTGATATATTTTTAAAAAAATAAAAGATATTACCAATAAAAATATTATTGATAAAAATTTAGGTCTTGTCATATTTTTCACCTAGTATAAAATTATCCATTATTAGTACAGAGTATATGTACTAATAAAAATTTTCTAGATATTATATGTTTTGTGTGAAATATAACCTCATAATAAGGAGTTAATTATGAAATTTTTGGCAGTACCTTTGGCTTGTTTAGTTTTTTTATCCGGCTGTAACTTTTGCTGCAAAAAAGATTCTTGCTGCCCAACAGAAAAACAAACAGAAGAAGTAAAACAAAATGAAACAGAAGATCAGGTTATAACTCAAGAAATAGAAAATCAAGAAGTATCTCAGGAAGTAGAAGAAGCTTCTAATGATACAGAAAATTTAAAGTAACTAAATTTTCAAAAATTTTTAAAATAAGGCGCACTAAAAATGCGCCTTATTTTTTTATACTTTTTTATGCATTGCAGTGCTAAGACAAACCAACATTTTATCGGGTTTTAAATTAGTAGCCAATAATCTTGAACTTTTAATTCGCTTTTCTTTAACTATCCAAATAGTAAGACTTAAAAATAGTATAATAAAAATTAATCCAATAAATATTTTTATTTTATTATTATTGGCTTTTATCAGATAATATAATCCTACAATTAGAGCTAAAACTGCATATAATTTATAAACGGCAAACCCACCCAAAAACGGTTGAATAAAATAAATTATCATTGCAAACAAAACAAAACCAAAAAACTTTTTAATCTCAACCATCCACAACCCAGCTTTTGGTAAAATATTAAGTGAAGCAGAAAAAGTTCCAACTACTATTAATAAAATTCCCATACCAAATGCAAATAAAAACAATGATAAAAAACCTATAATCGGGTTTCCAATTTTTGCAACAAAGCTTAGAAGAATAGCCAATGCAGGAGTTAAACATGGAGAAGCAACCGTACCGGAAACAACACCAAACAAAAAACTATAAATATAAGAACCTTTGACACTCAACGATTGTCTTTTGAGCATAAATGCCGGAACTTTAATTTCATAAAATCCAAACATAGACAAAGCCAAATAAATAAAAAGAGAAGCCACCAACAAAACAACCCATGGATTGGTTAACCACTGGCCAAAAATTACAGTGCTTGTTGCCGCTATATAACCAAATATTGCATATATTGTGCTCATTCCCAAAACGTAAGATACCGATAATAAAAAATTTCTATATAAAGAAGTTGATGCTTGAGATTGTAAAATTCCCATAGTAATTGGAATCATTGGATAAACGCACGGCGTAAAACTTGTAAATATGCCAACAATAAAAGCTAAAATTAATAAATAAACAGGCGATTCTTCAGGTGTAAATATTTTTTCTAAATTTTGGATACTAAAAAAAGACACTTTTTGTGT carries:
- a CDS encoding sulfite exporter TauE/SafE family protein translates to MFYIGRKNKQFNLGLIIALFLIISGITAQRKIFALNDNITEQTQKVSFFSIQNLEKIFTPEESPVYLLILAFIVGIFTSFTPCVYPMIPITMGILQSQASTSLYRNFLLSVSYVLGMSTIYAIFGYIAATSTVIFGQWLTNPWVVLLVASLFIYLALSMFGFYEIKVPAFMLKRQSLSVKGSYIYSFLFGVVSGTVASPCLTPALAILLSFVAKIGNPIIGFLSLFLFAFGMGILLIVVGTFSASLNILPKAGLWMVEIKKFFGFVLFAMIIYFIQPFLGGFAVYKLYAVLALIVGLYYLIKANNNKIKIFIGLIFIILFLSLTIWIVKEKRIKSSRLLATNLKPDKMLVCLSTAMHKKV